One region of Terricaulis silvestris genomic DNA includes:
- the mutS gene encoding DNA mismatch repair protein MutS has product MAQYLAAKAEHPDSLVFFRMGDFYEIFFDDAVKASAAIGITLTKRGQHGGEPIPMAGVPWHQAENYLSKLIRAGFKVAVCEQLEDPAEAKKRGAKSIVNRGVVRVVTPGTLTEEGLLDARSANRLAACAFDGESAAIAWADVSTGAFETRAIAARDVEEELAALSPAELLVVEADTPRVNEAARISGAVVTQRPAVKADAKAAARRIKSAFEVAALDAFGEFSDAELSAMGLLLDYIELTQAGAAPRLMPPRRNAERAFMAIDAATRAGLEIERSTRGAREGSLLACIDRTVTSAGGRMLAERIGRPLTDRTAITARLDAVQFFLDERGKREGVREELRVAGDLARAVTRLALGRGGPRDLAQVRDGLSAGDRAAARCAGTNGDTPGEIARACEALSVAAHPDCASLAQTLARALAPELPLLTRDGGFIAPGYDAVLDESRALRDDSRKVIAALQASYAEETGIAGLKLKHNGVLGYHIDATTKQAEALMAPPLNARFIHRQTNAGSIRFTTTELAELDAKISRAGEASLSRELALFKDFAARAAAQEKDIRAAAEALASLDVAAGLAVWAEEAQATRPEIDDTTALLAEAARHPVAEEGVRRDGQGFTPNDARLDAEGKSGPRLMVVTGPNMAGKSTYLRQIALLAVLAQAGSYVPAKKLRLGIVDRVFARVGASDDLARGRSTFMTEMVETAAILHQAGPRALVVLDEIGRGTATFDGLAIAWAVAEHLHEANKCRAVFATHYHELTRLADKLEAGANAHLRAKEWKGDLVFLHEVAPGAADRSYGIQVAKLAGVPKSAVERARAVLQRLEANGGATRVDIADELPLFAQVMEENKTSPLEAALDAINPDALSPKQALDALYKLKSLKDEN; this is encoded by the coding sequence ATGGCGCAGTATCTCGCCGCCAAGGCGGAACATCCGGATTCACTCGTGTTCTTCCGCATGGGCGATTTCTACGAGATATTCTTCGACGATGCGGTGAAGGCGTCCGCCGCCATCGGCATCACGCTCACCAAGCGCGGCCAACACGGCGGCGAGCCGATCCCGATGGCTGGCGTACCGTGGCACCAGGCCGAGAACTATCTCTCCAAACTGATCCGCGCTGGCTTCAAGGTTGCAGTTTGCGAACAGCTTGAAGATCCGGCCGAAGCGAAGAAGCGGGGCGCGAAATCCATCGTCAATCGCGGCGTCGTCCGCGTCGTCACGCCCGGAACGCTGACGGAGGAGGGGTTGCTCGATGCGCGCAGCGCCAATCGTCTTGCGGCGTGTGCATTTGATGGTGAGAGCGCAGCAATTGCGTGGGCGGATGTTTCAACCGGCGCGTTCGAGACGCGGGCGATCGCGGCGCGCGATGTGGAGGAAGAGCTAGCCGCGCTGTCGCCTGCGGAGCTGCTTGTCGTTGAGGCTGATACGCCACGTGTCAACGAAGCTGCGCGTATTTCGGGTGCCGTGGTCACGCAACGGCCCGCCGTGAAGGCCGACGCCAAGGCAGCAGCGCGCCGGATCAAGAGCGCGTTTGAAGTCGCCGCGCTCGATGCTTTCGGCGAATTCAGTGACGCCGAGCTGTCGGCCATGGGCCTGCTGCTGGACTATATCGAACTCACCCAAGCCGGCGCCGCGCCGCGTCTGATGCCGCCGCGCCGCAACGCCGAGCGCGCCTTCATGGCCATCGACGCCGCCACGCGGGCAGGTTTGGAAATCGAGCGCTCCACGCGCGGCGCGCGAGAGGGCTCGCTGCTCGCCTGCATCGACCGCACTGTGACGTCAGCAGGCGGGCGCATGCTGGCCGAACGCATCGGCCGGCCGCTGACCGATCGCACGGCCATCACTGCGCGTCTCGATGCGGTGCAGTTCTTCCTCGACGAGCGCGGCAAACGCGAAGGTGTCCGCGAAGAGTTGCGTGTTGCCGGCGATCTTGCCCGCGCGGTGACGCGGCTTGCGCTCGGCCGCGGCGGTCCACGCGATTTGGCGCAAGTGCGCGATGGTTTGAGTGCTGGCGATCGCGCTGCTGCGCGCTGCGCGGGAACTAACGGCGATACGCCCGGCGAAATCGCGCGCGCCTGCGAAGCGCTTTCGGTCGCGGCACATCCCGACTGCGCTAGCCTCGCGCAAACTTTGGCCCGCGCGCTCGCGCCGGAATTGCCCCTGCTAACGCGAGACGGCGGTTTTATCGCGCCGGGCTACGACGCAGTGCTCGACGAATCCCGCGCGCTCCGCGACGACAGCCGCAAAGTCATCGCGGCGCTGCAAGCCAGCTACGCCGAGGAAACCGGCATCGCTGGGCTGAAACTGAAGCACAACGGCGTCCTCGGCTATCACATCGACGCCACCACCAAGCAGGCCGAAGCGTTGATGGCGCCGCCGCTGAACGCGCGTTTCATCCATCGACAAACCAACGCCGGCTCGATCCGCTTCACCACAACGGAGTTGGCCGAACTCGACGCCAAGATTTCCCGCGCCGGTGAAGCGTCTCTCTCGCGCGAGCTGGCGTTGTTCAAGGACTTCGCCGCCCGCGCCGCCGCGCAGGAAAAGGACATCCGCGCCGCCGCCGAAGCACTCGCGTCGCTCGATGTTGCCGCCGGCCTCGCGGTGTGGGCCGAAGAAGCGCAAGCCACGCGCCCGGAGATCGATGACACCACCGCGCTGCTCGCCGAAGCTGCGCGCCATCCCGTGGCGGAGGAAGGCGTCCGCCGCGACGGTCAGGGCTTCACGCCGAACGACGCGCGGCTCGACGCCGAGGGTAAATCCGGGCCGCGCCTGATGGTCGTCACTGGCCCGAACATGGCGGGCAAGAGCACGTATCTGCGCCAGATCGCGCTGCTCGCCGTGCTGGCGCAAGCTGGCTCATACGTCCCGGCGAAGAAACTGCGTCTCGGCATCGTCGATCGCGTCTTCGCCCGCGTTGGCGCTTCAGACGATCTCGCGCGCGGCCGCTCTACGTTTATGACTGAGATGGTCGAAACCGCCGCGATCCTGCACCAGGCCGGTCCGCGCGCGCTTGTCGTGCTCGATGAAATCGGCCGTGGCACCGCGACGTTCGACGGCCTCGCCATCGCCTGGGCCGTCGCCGAGCATTTGCACGAAGCCAACAAGTGCCGCGCTGTCTTCGCCACGCACTACCACGAGTTGACGCGCCTCGCCGACAAGCTCGAAGCCGGCGCCAACGCGCACCTCCGCGCCAAGGAATGGAAAGGCGATCTCGTCTTCCTGCATGAAGTCGCGCCCGGCGCCGCCGATCGCTCCTATGGTATCCAAGTCGCCAAGCTCGCCGGCGTCCCAAAGAGCGCCGTTGAACGCGCCCGTGCGGTGTTGCAGCGGCTCGAAGCCAATGGCGGCGCGACGCGCGTTGATATCGCCGACGAGCTGCCGCTGTTCGCGCAAGTGATGGAAGAGAACAAAACGTCGCCGCTTGAAGCCGCGCTCGACGCCATCAATCCGGATGCACTTAGCCCCAAGCAGGCGCTCGATGCGCTCTACAAGCTGAAGTCACTTAAAGACGAAAACTGA
- a CDS encoding NADP-dependent malic enzyme, with product MPDSRKTFTDAEALDFHRLPTPGKISILPTKPMATQRDLSLAYSPGVAVPVKAIAENPDLAYDYTSKGNLVAVISNGTAILGLGNLGAMASKPVMEGKSVLFKRFADVDSIDIEVTTQDVEEFITTVRNIGPTFGGINLEDIKSPECFIIESRLRDELDIPVFHDDQHGTAIIAAAGLLNACELTGRRLSDIKVVVNGAGAAGLSCIALIKQLGVPHENVIALDREGVIYRGREKGMDQFKSVHAIDTKARTLDDAIKGADVFMGLSVAGAMTQDMVRAMAKKPIIFAMANPDPEITPEEVHAARKDAIVATGRSDYPNQVNNVLGFPYIFRGALDVRARTINEEMKVAAARALAELAKQDVPDEVAAAYHGKRLKFGPDYIIPSPFDPRLISEIPPYVAQAAMDSGVARKPIADIQAYKHSLAQRLDPTAAMIQRVQTVVRRTPRCIVFAEGEEPAVIRAAFAFQELGLGRSVLVGREDTVRDNMAQVGVPESANLNIVNARLSHNNEIYADHLYKRLQRFGFLQRDVQRLVNQDRNVFGACMVAAGHADGMVTGVTRNYATVLDDVLKVIDPARGERVMGMSIVLMKGRTLFISDTAVAEFPEPQELAQIVLQSAAMARQFGAIPRVALLSHSTFGNPKMERSEKIRDAVSILDRREDIDFEYEGEMNVDVALNANIKDLYPFSRLSEAANVLVMPALHSSSIATSLLATAGGATVIGPVLTGLAKPIQIAPLGGTVSDIVTYATVAAFQAAEAVEAKA from the coding sequence ATGCCCGATTCCAGGAAGACGTTCACCGACGCTGAGGCGCTGGACTTTCACCGCCTGCCTACGCCGGGCAAGATTTCCATTCTCCCCACCAAACCGATGGCGACGCAGCGCGATTTGTCGCTGGCGTATTCGCCAGGCGTCGCCGTGCCGGTGAAGGCGATCGCCGAGAACCCGGACCTCGCCTACGACTATACATCCAAGGGCAATTTGGTGGCTGTGATCTCGAACGGCACCGCGATCCTGGGGCTCGGCAATCTCGGCGCGATGGCGTCGAAGCCGGTGATGGAAGGCAAGAGCGTCCTCTTCAAACGCTTCGCCGACGTGGACTCGATCGACATCGAAGTGACGACGCAAGATGTCGAAGAGTTCATCACCACGGTGCGCAACATCGGGCCGACGTTCGGCGGCATCAATCTGGAGGATATCAAGAGCCCGGAGTGCTTCATCATCGAGAGCCGGCTGCGCGATGAGTTGGACATCCCGGTTTTCCACGATGACCAGCACGGCACGGCGATCATCGCGGCGGCTGGCTTGCTCAATGCGTGCGAACTGACGGGCCGTCGGCTCTCGGACATCAAGGTTGTCGTCAACGGCGCCGGCGCCGCCGGGCTTTCGTGCATTGCTCTGATCAAGCAGCTCGGCGTACCGCATGAGAATGTCATCGCGTTGGACCGCGAAGGCGTGATCTATCGTGGCCGCGAAAAAGGCATGGACCAATTCAAATCCGTGCACGCGATCGACACCAAGGCGCGCACGCTCGACGACGCGATCAAGGGCGCCGACGTGTTCATGGGCTTATCGGTCGCCGGCGCGATGACGCAGGACATGGTCCGGGCGATGGCGAAAAAGCCGATCATCTTCGCCATGGCCAATCCCGATCCGGAGATCACGCCAGAGGAAGTCCACGCCGCGCGCAAGGATGCGATCGTGGCGACGGGCCGGTCGGACTATCCGAACCAGGTCAACAACGTACTGGGCTTTCCCTACATCTTCCGCGGCGCGCTCGACGTGCGCGCGCGGACGATCAACGAAGAGATGAAAGTCGCCGCAGCGCGTGCATTGGCGGAGCTGGCGAAGCAAGACGTGCCGGATGAAGTCGCCGCGGCGTATCACGGCAAGCGGCTGAAGTTCGGGCCGGATTATATCATCCCCTCTCCGTTTGATCCGCGCTTGATCTCGGAGATTCCGCCCTATGTGGCGCAGGCCGCGATGGATTCCGGCGTCGCACGCAAGCCCATCGCCGACATACAGGCTTACAAGCACAGCCTGGCGCAACGGCTCGATCCGACCGCGGCGATGATCCAGCGCGTGCAAACCGTAGTGCGCCGTACGCCGCGCTGCATCGTGTTCGCCGAAGGCGAAGAGCCGGCGGTGATCCGCGCGGCCTTCGCGTTTCAGGAGCTGGGCCTTGGGCGCTCCGTCCTCGTCGGCCGCGAGGACACCGTGCGCGATAACATGGCGCAAGTCGGCGTGCCGGAGAGTGCGAACCTCAACATCGTCAACGCGCGGCTCTCGCACAACAACGAGATCTACGCCGACCACCTCTACAAGCGGCTGCAGCGCTTCGGCTTCCTGCAGCGCGACGTGCAGCGGCTGGTCAACCAGGATCGCAACGTCTTTGGCGCGTGCATGGTCGCGGCTGGCCACGCCGACGGCATGGTGACCGGCGTGACGCGCAACTACGCCACCGTACTCGACGACGTGCTGAAGGTGATCGATCCCGCGCGCGGCGAGCGCGTGATGGGCATGTCGATCGTCCTGATGAAAGGCCGCACGCTCTTTATCAGCGACACGGCCGTCGCCGAGTTTCCCGAACCGCAGGAGCTAGCGCAGATCGTGCTCCAATCCGCGGCGATGGCGCGCCAGTTCGGCGCGATCCCGCGCGTGGCGCTGCTCTCGCACTCCACGTTCGGCAATCCGAAGATGGAACGTTCGGAGAAAATTCGCGACGCGGTATCGATCCTGGATCGCCGCGAGGACATCGATTTCGAGTACGAAGGCGAGATGAACGTCGATGTGGCGCTCAACGCTAACATCAAGGACCTTTACCCGTTCTCGCGCCTGAGCGAGGCGGCCAACGTGCTGGTGATGCCGGCGCTGCACTCGTCCTCGATCGCTACCAGCCTGCTCGCCACCGCTGGCGGCGCGACGGTGATCGGCCCGGTGCTGACTGGGCTAGCTAAGCCAATTCAGATCGCGCCGCTCGGCGGCACGGTGTCGGACATCGTGACGTACGCAACCGTCGCCGCGTTCCAGGCTGCGGAGGCCGTGGAAGCGAAGGCCTAG
- a CDS encoding AmpG family muropeptide MFS transporter, which yields MTNATEAAAPKRSTWDALAVFFEHRTIVMLMLGFAAGLPNLLLYDTISAWMRQAGVPLDVITLFSLVTITYAIKFLWAPIVDRVKIPGLHQLLGKRRSWMLLAQAGIVFGIWAIAVTMPPVSAAVAGSVEGAVQPDPNLSLIGTVAILAAITAIFGATQDIAIDAWRIEVAAVERQGAMAAAYQWGYRIAIVVSGAAPLLLASRIGWTGAYSAMALVMVVGVLGVLLAPRENSVEPKPFPPRTTPVWMEALEWIARIALMAFGACFIGAGLSGKPEPLAFMFPWMGLTDAVPGFAELWASKPWGAVWQVFAVAVGLAIVAFATYPMIKSRPSAYFAGTLKEPLEDFFKRYRSTGALILAMICVYRIADFVLNLMTAFYVDVGFTLDEIAGARKLFGVVMSMIGIGFGGWMVARFGLMRSLVVGAILQPLSNIAFGALVFTGPSLPGLYACIAIDNISAGVAGTALIAYMSSLTSLGFTATQYALFSSLYALPGKILAAISGRIVEGAVAASAAGESDWLRGWFTGMSPTAFARLSTERGIPAEAFAAGYMTFFIYSAIIGIAALVFALAVMRRTPPATDAAKEAPAPA from the coding sequence ATGACGAACGCCACCGAAGCCGCCGCGCCGAAGCGCTCCACATGGGACGCCCTCGCCGTATTCTTCGAGCATCGCACCATCGTGATGCTGATGCTCGGCTTCGCGGCCGGTCTGCCAAACCTACTGCTTTACGACACCATTTCCGCGTGGATGCGTCAGGCCGGGGTCCCGCTCGACGTCATTACGCTCTTCAGTCTGGTGACGATCACCTACGCCATCAAATTCCTTTGGGCGCCGATCGTCGACCGCGTGAAGATTCCCGGGCTTCACCAGCTGCTCGGCAAGCGGCGCTCATGGATGCTGCTGGCGCAGGCCGGCATCGTGTTTGGCATTTGGGCGATCGCCGTCACGATGCCACCAGTGTCTGCTGCCGTCGCAGGCAGCGTTGAAGGCGCGGTGCAGCCTGATCCGAACCTAAGCCTGATCGGAACGGTTGCCATTCTCGCCGCGATCACCGCGATCTTCGGCGCGACGCAAGACATCGCGATCGACGCATGGCGCATCGAAGTCGCCGCCGTGGAACGGCAAGGCGCGATGGCTGCGGCGTATCAGTGGGGCTATCGGATCGCCATCGTCGTCTCGGGCGCCGCGCCCTTGTTGCTCGCGTCGCGCATCGGCTGGACCGGCGCTTACTCCGCTATGGCGCTCGTCATGGTTGTCGGCGTGCTGGGCGTACTGCTGGCGCCGCGCGAGAACAGCGTTGAACCGAAGCCATTTCCGCCCCGGACGACGCCGGTCTGGATGGAAGCACTCGAGTGGATCGCGCGCATCGCGCTGATGGCGTTCGGCGCCTGCTTCATCGGGGCCGGCTTGTCCGGCAAGCCTGAGCCGCTGGCGTTCATGTTTCCGTGGATGGGCCTGACCGATGCCGTGCCCGGGTTTGCCGAACTGTGGGCCAGCAAGCCTTGGGGGGCCGTGTGGCAAGTCTTCGCTGTCGCCGTGGGCTTGGCCATCGTCGCGTTCGCGACGTATCCGATGATCAAATCACGCCCGAGCGCGTACTTCGCGGGCACGCTGAAAGAGCCACTGGAAGATTTCTTCAAGCGCTATCGCAGCACCGGCGCGCTGATTTTGGCGATGATCTGCGTCTACCGCATCGCCGATTTCGTGCTCAATCTGATGACGGCGTTCTACGTCGATGTCGGCTTCACGCTCGATGAGATCGCCGGCGCGCGGAAGTTGTTCGGCGTCGTCATGTCGATGATCGGCATTGGCTTTGGCGGCTGGATGGTCGCGCGCTTCGGACTGATGCGGTCGCTCGTCGTCGGCGCAATCCTGCAGCCGCTCTCGAACATCGCGTTCGGCGCCCTTGTGTTTACGGGGCCGTCACTACCCGGGCTCTACGCGTGCATCGCGATCGACAACATTTCCGCCGGCGTCGCTGGCACAGCACTGATCGCCTACATGTCGAGCCTCACCAGCCTCGGCTTCACCGCGACGCAGTACGCTTTGTTCTCCTCGCTCTACGCGTTGCCCGGTAAGATTCTCGCGGCGATCTCCGGCCGCATCGTGGAAGGCGCGGTTGCCGCATCCGCTGCAGGGGAGAGCGATTGGCTGCGCGGCTGGTTCACGGGCATGTCGCCGACGGCCTTCGCGCGTCTCTCAACGGAGCGCGGCATTCCCGCCGAAGCGTTTGCAGCGGGCTATATGACGTTCTTTATCTACTCGGCGATCATTGGCATTGCGGCGCTGGTCTTTGCGCTCGCCGTGATGCGTCGTACGCCTCCGGCGACGGATGCCGCGAAGGAGGCGCCGGCGCCCGCCTAG
- a CDS encoding response regulator, translated as MGQPAAVQAFDAFDALPAPAAILAADGALLRANPAFRAAIKHWVGPQRPPWGRAPAPAFENGERHIEAPTPDGRRFEWVERQLPDGATLVVAHDITRHVRAAEDALRAKTTLFATLTHELRTPLNGILGMAGLLDLGKLEPNARTYVGAIKQSGELLLDLITEILDYSRLEAGHLALESAPFDPEATMQSVAELLSPKAHDKNLELAVVARSSAPALVMGDDGRLRQILFNLAGNAVKFTETGGVVIEMAARPGGRLRFNVRDTGPGVPPDKQTLIFEEFAQADAGVARRHGGTGLGLAIVKKLATAMGGEVGLVSKLGFGASFWVELPLAPVESDTQPQVISGIRVCVLSQSNVLTQALRATVSAMGGLPVEIDDRPDVVLYDWRAGVSAEQIVALKRIARAVIALAPQEQRDAIAECRAAGVVHYTLKPVRRRSLAERIKAALGEDGTSDAAVEEPDAAPPQQPLLGLRVLLAEDNPINALLARTLLTREGCMVSLAQDGEEAVAIAASGAYDLILLDIRMPRVDGLEAAERIRAGAGPSSRAPIVALTADAGEEERARAFKVGMDDFLTKPIDANRLLAVAERFTTRPNPATFDAE; from the coding sequence ATGGGCCAGCCTGCCGCCGTGCAAGCGTTCGATGCGTTCGACGCACTGCCAGCGCCCGCCGCAATCCTCGCGGCGGATGGCGCTTTGCTGCGCGCCAACCCTGCGTTTCGCGCGGCGATCAAACACTGGGTCGGGCCGCAGCGTCCGCCCTGGGGCAGGGCGCCGGCGCCGGCGTTCGAAAACGGCGAACGCCATATCGAAGCGCCGACGCCGGATGGCCGCCGCTTCGAATGGGTCGAGCGCCAGCTGCCCGATGGCGCGACGCTCGTCGTCGCTCACGACATCACCCGCCACGTCCGCGCCGCTGAAGACGCGCTGCGCGCCAAGACCACATTGTTCGCGACGCTCACGCACGAACTACGCACGCCGCTGAACGGCATTCTCGGCATGGCCGGTTTGCTCGATCTCGGCAAACTCGAACCCAACGCACGCACTTATGTCGGCGCCATCAAGCAATCCGGTGAATTGCTGCTCGACCTCATCACGGAGATTCTGGATTATTCGCGCCTAGAAGCTGGCCACCTCGCGCTCGAATCGGCGCCGTTCGATCCTGAAGCGACGATGCAAAGTGTGGCCGAACTGCTCTCGCCGAAAGCGCACGATAAGAACCTCGAATTGGCGGTCGTTGCGCGCAGCAGCGCGCCAGCGCTGGTGATGGGCGATGATGGCCGCTTGCGGCAAATCCTCTTCAACCTCGCCGGCAACGCGGTGAAGTTCACCGAGACCGGCGGCGTCGTCATTGAGATGGCGGCGCGTCCAGGCGGGCGCTTACGCTTCAACGTGCGCGACACCGGCCCAGGCGTGCCGCCCGACAAGCAGACGCTGATCTTCGAGGAGTTCGCACAAGCTGATGCAGGCGTTGCGCGCCGGCACGGCGGCACCGGGCTTGGCCTTGCTATCGTGAAGAAGCTCGCCACCGCCATGGGCGGCGAGGTCGGTCTCGTCAGTAAACTTGGTTTTGGCGCAAGCTTTTGGGTTGAGCTGCCGTTGGCCCCAGTGGAATCGGACACGCAGCCCCAGGTGATTTCCGGCATCCGCGTCTGCGTGCTCAGCCAATCCAATGTATTGACCCAAGCGCTACGCGCGACAGTGTCAGCGATGGGCGGCCTGCCGGTCGAGATCGATGATCGCCCGGACGTCGTGCTCTACGATTGGCGCGCCGGCGTTAGCGCCGAACAGATCGTTGCGCTGAAGCGAATTGCGCGCGCCGTCATCGCGCTCGCGCCGCAAGAGCAGCGCGACGCGATCGCCGAGTGCCGCGCGGCCGGCGTGGTGCACTACACGCTGAAACCCGTCCGCCGGCGCTCACTCGCGGAGCGCATCAAAGCAGCGCTCGGAGAAGACGGAACCTCCGACGCTGCCGTGGAAGAACCCGACGCGGCACCGCCCCAGCAGCCCTTGCTCGGGCTCCGCGTGCTACTAGCCGAAGACAACCCGATCAACGCGCTGCTCGCGCGCACCTTGCTGACGCGCGAGGGCTGCATGGTCAGTTTAGCGCAGGATGGCGAGGAGGCGGTCGCAATCGCGGCGTCTGGCGCCTACGATCTCATTCTGCTCGACATCCGTATGCCGCGGGTCGATGGGCTAGAGGCCGCTGAGCGCATCCGCGCCGGGGCAGGGCCATCTTCGCGCGCGCCGATCGTTGCGCTGACCGCCGACGCCGGCGAGGAAGAGCGCGCCCGCGCCTTCAAGGTCGGCATGGACGATTTCCTCACCAAACCGATCGACGCCAACCGCCTGCTCGCTGTCGCTGAACGCTTTACCACCCGCCCGAACCCCGCCACGTTCGACGCCGAATAA
- a CDS encoding YifB family Mg chelatase-like AAA ATPase: MQTCANAVTVAFAGLETRRVEVQAQLAGGTHGIVIVGLGDKAVSESRERVRAAFASIGLAIPAGRLVVNLAPADLPKEGTHYDLPIALAMMAAIGALPHDALDNVVCFGEVGLDGALAPAPGALPAAMAAHGMGAAFICPEACGSEAAWAGGEVIAAPSLLSLVNHFRGGAAIKPPERGDLISGAAVPDLRDVRGQEQGKRALEIAAAGAHNILFVGPPGAGKSMLAQRLPGLMPALSSEELLEVSMLHSVAGLLERGRLTRTRPFRAPHHSASMAALVGGGLRAKPGEISLAHQGVLFLDELPEFSQQALDALRQPLESGQVLIARANHHVTYPARILLAAAMNPCRCGGGPGAGQCRRGPRCAIDYQARLSGPLLDRIDIQLDIPAVTAADLALPPPIEGTAEAANRVLHARGAQAERGGGLNAVLDLDSLERFAAPDGPGAALLAKAAETLSLSARAYHRTLKVARTIADLDGSEAVRRIHVAEALSLKRQWAGADQGGMVRAS; encoded by the coding sequence ATGCAGACGTGCGCCAATGCGGTGACGGTGGCTTTCGCGGGTCTCGAAACGCGCCGCGTCGAAGTTCAAGCACAACTGGCCGGCGGCACGCACGGCATCGTCATTGTTGGGCTCGGCGACAAGGCCGTTTCCGAAAGCCGGGAGCGCGTGCGGGCTGCGTTTGCGTCTATCGGACTTGCAATTCCAGCAGGCCGCTTGGTGGTCAACCTCGCGCCTGCGGATCTCCCGAAAGAGGGGACGCACTACGATTTGCCGATCGCGCTCGCCATGATGGCCGCGATCGGCGCACTGCCGCACGACGCGCTCGACAATGTCGTCTGCTTCGGCGAAGTCGGATTGGACGGCGCGTTGGCGCCCGCGCCGGGTGCGCTGCCGGCGGCGATGGCCGCGCACGGCATGGGCGCGGCGTTCATTTGTCCCGAAGCGTGCGGCTCGGAGGCGGCGTGGGCCGGCGGCGAAGTGATCGCTGCGCCGTCATTGCTCTCACTGGTCAATCATTTCCGCGGCGGCGCTGCGATCAAGCCGCCTGAGCGTGGCGATCTGATCTCTGGAGCTGCCGTCCCCGATTTGCGCGACGTGCGCGGCCAGGAGCAAGGCAAGCGCGCGCTCGAAATCGCCGCTGCCGGCGCGCACAACATTCTCTTCGTCGGCCCGCCCGGCGCAGGGAAATCCATGCTGGCGCAACGGCTGCCGGGCCTAATGCCGGCGCTTTCCAGCGAAGAATTGCTTGAAGTATCGATGCTGCATTCTGTTGCGGGTTTGCTGGAACGCGGACGTTTGACACGCACGCGCCCCTTCCGCGCGCCGCACCATTCCGCATCGATGGCGGCGCTTGTTGGTGGTGGTTTGCGCGCGAAGCCGGGCGAAATCAGCTTGGCGCACCAAGGCGTGCTCTTCCTCGATGAATTGCCCGAGTTCTCACAGCAAGCACTGGATGCGCTGCGCCAGCCACTCGAGTCCGGCCAAGTGCTGATCGCGCGCGCGAATCATCACGTCACATATCCCGCACGCATTCTATTGGCCGCCGCGATGAACCCGTGCCGCTGCGGTGGTGGCCCAGGCGCGGGCCAATGCCGGCGTGGGCCGCGCTGCGCGATCGACTACCAAGCGCGTCTCTCGGGGCCTTTGCTCGATCGCATCGACATTCAGCTCGACATCCCAGCCGTCACAGCCGCCGATCTCGCTCTGCCGCCGCCGATCGAAGGCACCGCCGAAGCGGCCAACCGCGTGCTGCACGCGCGCGGCGCGCAAGCCGAACGCGGCGGCGGTCTCAACGCGGTGCTCGATCTCGATTCACTCGAACGCTTCGCCGCACCCGATGGACCCGGCGCCGCGCTGCTGGCGAAGGCGGCGGAGACGCTTTCGCTGTCGGCCCGCGCGTATCACCGCACCCTCAAAGTCGCGCGCACCATCGCCGATCTCGACGGCTCAGAGGCCGTCCGTCGCATTCATGTCGCGGAAGCCTTGAGCCTGAAACGCCAATGGGCCGGGGCCGATCAGGGCGGCATGGTCCGCGCCTCGTAA
- a CDS encoding ImmA/IrrE family metallo-endopeptidase, translating into MTAGTRDAALAAGALAFEFDDWIAARYALPAHQIPQIEQQSPEQAAAFVRAKWGIGERPIGNMLNLLESKGVRVFSLAEETRHLDAYSFWRDDKQPYVFLNTLKTAERTRFDAAHELGHLVMHRHSGSTNPSAENEANAFASAFLMPPADLLAEIPRVRSLEQIIEKKTRWGVSASALCYALNKHERMTEWNYRGYNVSLAQMKSEPNALPRETSQIWTKILTDLWRQGIPLSRVSDELLIPEWELNALLFGIASTQAPGAPPPAAAPLRLVGDA; encoded by the coding sequence TTGACTGCGGGCACCCGCGACGCTGCATTGGCAGCGGGAGCGCTGGCGTTTGAGTTCGATGACTGGATTGCAGCGCGCTACGCATTGCCAGCGCATCAAATCCCCCAGATCGAACAACAGTCACCCGAGCAAGCGGCGGCGTTTGTCCGCGCCAAGTGGGGCATAGGCGAGCGCCCCATCGGCAACATGCTGAACCTTTTGGAGTCTAAAGGCGTTCGCGTGTTCTCTCTCGCGGAGGAGACGCGCCATTTGGATGCGTACTCATTCTGGCGCGATGACAAACAGCCTTATGTGTTTCTCAACACCCTAAAGACGGCTGAGCGCACTCGCTTTGATGCCGCGCATGAGCTTGGGCATTTGGTGATGCACCGGCATTCGGGCTCGACGAATCCTAGCGCTGAGAATGAGGCCAATGCGTTCGCATCGGCGTTTCTAATGCCGCCAGCCGATCTGCTCGCTGAGATTCCTCGTGTTCGTTCGCTAGAACAAATCATCGAGAAGAAAACTCGCTGGGGCGTGTCTGCTTCTGCGCTCTGCTACGCGCTGAACAAGCATGAGCGAATGACCGAATGGAATTACCGAGGCTACAATGTCTCGCTCGCGCAAATGAAGAGCGAGCCGAATGCGTTGCCGCGCGAGACCTCACAAATTTGGACGAAAATTCTTACTGACCTTTGGCGGCAAGGCATCCCGCTGTCGCGCGTATCTGACGAGCTTTTGATTCCTGAGTGGGAATTGAACGCGCTCCTCTTCGGTATCGCCTCCACGCAGGCCCCCGGCGCACCGCCGCCTGCCGCCGCGCCACTCCGATTGGTCGGAGATGCTTGA